The proteins below are encoded in one region of Epinephelus lanceolatus isolate andai-2023 chromosome 7, ASM4190304v1, whole genome shotgun sequence:
- the LOC117261051 gene encoding progesterone receptor-like, with translation MAFRSSFSDLEQTSKCLTAHERDRLDSADTCACPTTAELSKAVSVSLGLDSVSSPLNNMNQCSGGSGAFADFDPTVESSSRGAQELSGAHMVSSGGIRLLLNDANPREDDFGEVCHDIQQVSCMDLLKSGEMDSAQSVTRGPVISRYVCKQSNLFVSPVEELPAPSQVDELSPLKPYSAYSANPNLYRDTSGVWCAYSSRSEPERGGSGGHNLLCKYCNCGQASHGSRQECHCAWYSSGEQGGKGGMRAAMAQGYGQVESYPSAVPQGQAATLSAIKTESSVWVECTDRTFRHEDLFPGVYLSDRRVCQVCGDDASGCHYGAVTCGSCKVFFKRAAAGKQNHLCASRNDCTIDKLRRKNCASCRLKRCFMSGMSLKGRRLKGAGQSRNGEEEQPLGPWGPVEQGERPGRRDVILEPGSAAARAQRESHAMALGVPTPLRSCLSLLSILQAIEPAVVNAGHDHAQPDSPASLLTSLNELGERQLVTVVRWAKAIPGFRDLHVDDQMTVIQLSWMGVMVFALGWRSYTLTNSSLLYFAPDLVFNDQRMQVSSMYEHCVRMKLLSQRFCMLKVTQEEFLCMKALVLFSIMPVEGLKNQRCFDELRTSYIKELDRLASHHGETTRTQRVFQLTQLLDYLQSIVRKLHQFTYDLFVQAQSLQTRVNFPEMISEIVSVHVPKILSGMVKPILFHDTA, from the exons ATGGCCTTTCGCTCGAGCTTCTCTGATTTAGAACAAACGTCAAAGTGTTTAACAGCGCACGAGCGGGATCGCTTGGATTCTGCGGACACCTGTGCGTGCCCGACAACTGCTGAGCTCAGTAAGGCAGTGTCAGTGTCCTTGGGTTTGGATTCGGTGTCTTCTCCGCTCAACAACATGAACCAGTGCTCCGGCGGCAGCGGCGCCTTTGCAGACTTCGACCCCACTGTGGAGAGTAGTTCCCGAGGAGCGCAGGAGTTGAGTGGGGCTCATATGGTGAGCTCAGGGGGCATCCGTCTTCTACTTAATGACGCTAATCCGAGAGAAGACGACTTTGGAGAAGTGTGCCATGACATCCAGCAGGTGAGCTGCATGGATCTGCTCAAATCAGGTGAAATGGACAGCGCGCAAAGCGTGACGCGCGGCCCGGTGATATCCAGATATGTCTGCAAGCAATCAAACTTGTTCGTGAGCCCCGTGGAAGAGCTGCCCGCGCCCTCTCAGGTGGACGAGCTCTCACCTTTAAAACCATACTCTGCGTACTCTGCCAATCCAAACCTATACAGGGATACGTCGGGTGTGTGGTGCGCGTACAGCAGCCGATCCGAGCCAGAAAGAGGCGGATCTGGCGGGCATAATTTGTTGTGTAAATACTGTAATTGTGGGCAAGCCTCTCATGGATCCAGGCAGGAATGCCACTGTGCGTGGTACAGCAGCGGGGAGCAGGGTGGGAAAGGTGGCATGCGAGCAGCGATGGCACAGGGGTATGGCCAAGTGGAAAGTTACCCAAGCGCAGTTCCTCAAGGGCAGGCCGCCACTCTGTCCGCTATCAAGACCGAATCTTCAGTCTGGGTGGAATGCACGGATCGCACGTTCag gcATGAGGATTTGTTTCCAGGTGTGTATCTGTCTGACAGGAGAGTGTGTCAGGTGTGCGGCGACGATGCCTCGGGTTGCCACTACGGAGCCGTAACCTGCGGCAGCTGCAAAGTATTCTTCAAAAGGGCTGCTGCAG GTAAGCAGAACCACCTGTGTGCCAGCCGTAACGACTGCACCATCGACAAGCTGAGGAGGAAAAACTGCGCCTCGTGCCGCCTGAAGAGATGCTTCATGTCGGGAATGAGCCTTAAAG GTCGCAGGCTGAAGGGAGCTGGACAGTCAAGGAACGGAGAGGAGGAGCAACCTCTGGGTCCCTGGGGGCCCGTTGAACAAGGAGAAAGGCCTGGGAGGAGAGATGTAATCTTGGAGCCTGGAAGTGCAGCTGCCAGGGCTCAAA GAGAATCCCATGCCATGGCTCTCGGCGTCCCCACGCCCCTGCGCTCCTGCCTCTCCCTGCTCAGCATCTTGCAGGCCATTGAGCCAGCTGTGGTCAATGCCGGGCACGACCACGCGCAGCCAGACAGCCCCGCGTCCTTGCTCACCAGCCTCAATGAGCTTGGGGAAAGACAACTGGTAACCGTGGTGCGTTGGGCCAAGGCCATTCCAG GTTTCCGTGACCTGCACGTGGATGATCAGATGACAGTGATCCAGTTGTCATGGATGGGGGTGATGGTGTTCGCCTTGGGCTGGAGGTCCTACACACTCACTAACAGCTCCTTGCTCTACTTTGCTCCAGATCTGGTCTTCAATGA CCAACGGATGCAAGTGTCCAGTATGTATGAACACTGTGTGAGAATGAAGCTGCTCTCCCAAAGGTTCTGCATGCTGAAGGTCACTCAGGAGGAGTTCCTCTGCATGAAGGCCCTGGTCCTCTTCAGCATCA TGCCAGTGGAGGGCCTGAAGAACCAGCgttgttttgatgaactgcGGACCTCCTACATCAAGGAGCTGGACCGCTTGGCCAGCCACCACGGAGAGACCACCCGTACACAGAGAGTGTTTCAGCTCACACAGCTGCTGGACTACCTCCAGTCG ATTGTGAGGAAGTTACACCAGTTCACCTATGATCTGTTCGTCCAAGCTCAGTCCCTCCAGACACGTGTCAACTTCCCAGAGATGATCTCGGAGATTGTGAGTGTCCATGTGCCCAAGATCCTCTCAGGCATGGTCAAACCCATCCTTTTCCACGATACAGCCTAG